A window of Natator depressus isolate rNatDep1 chromosome 3, rNatDep2.hap1, whole genome shotgun sequence genomic DNA:
TATCTCCCAGGTGTTCACAGCCCAGTGTGTGGTGCTCCTGCTGCTACTTTGGTGGTGACCACAGCAACTTTACAATGTTTGTCCTAGTTAGTATTTTGGCATGCTGCCACCATATTCCTGAGGAATGAAAAGTGAGAGAAAGAAAATCACCATTTTTTAACAGTTTGTAACTCAGCAAGAACTGAAGGGAATTTCATGGGACAAACGAGTCACCTCTGTAGCTTGAGGATTTTTCCCTTTCTGAATATTAAAGACATGCTACAAACAATGGAGATGTGAGAGCTTTTGAAGCAAAAGTCATCAGGATCCtttaaaatggaaagtgttaggccaCCTAAATATCggggctgctctcagctccccctaTAACACAGTTTGCATAAGATGCATAATAGCTACCTTGGAAGGATATGCATTCTCCTTGACATAGAGGTTTTCTTTTTCACGTTGGAGATCAATAATGTTTGGGCAAAAATGTTAGTCTCTTACTTTTTACCCTTGTCCTTGTGCCAGCTCCTTACAAATAATGTATGCACATggtaaatgaaaatgaaatgttacCAATATTGCAGTGATTTCTTTTTATGTACAATGAAATGCATATGGTCCAAAGTCCAGAATCTCTTTGGATTCTAAGTATGAAATTGGATAGGCTGCAATGCCTCCCATTTGCTAAGCTATccttggaaacatttttaaacctGTTTATAGAATGAGCAAATACATTGTATGGGTCCCCCAAAAAACTTCATAGACTAAAATTGAGagataatttctgtttgaacctGTTCAAGATCATATAGCGACCCTCTTGGGACTGTGTAGTATCCCCTTTATTTTGGAATAATAGCCAAATGACAATTAATAAGAtcataaaagaaaatattccaaTTTTTTCAACTCTCTGTCTTGGCAGATGACTTAGTATTATTGAATGTCCATTATATAAAGGCGAAATGGGTTTCACTAAATTTaataattgcaaaaaaaaaaacaagttttatCCTAAGAAGTCTTATATGCTTGCGGAATGTATAAGGGGAGGAATGGATCTCCAAGCCAACAGAAATCTCATCttatcaaaaaaataaaaagcaagattTCAGTGACATGTAAGAATAGTTTTTAGGTTCTAAGAAAGGGAataaatgatatggctagattctcgctggaaagtattaagggagactatgctaggctggggaagatgcttaaggaaatcgaggctcaggtgatcttttgtgggattctgcctgttcctagagaagggcaacaaaggtgtgacaagattatgactatcaatagATGGCTTAGgtagtggtgctataaggagggcattgggatgtctggccactgggaggcattaatggacagaggacagttctcttgggatggacttcatctgagtagggaaggaaatagacttctaggatggaggctggcacaactgattaagagagctttaaactaggaatttgggggagatggttgggagatgtccgggtaatctccacgccagattttagcattgagagggaagaaaatgaagtaagaaagaaTATAGCcttgggtaggagaatgtatacaAGGAGGAAGGACAGTGTGGATGCCAGCCTAATAGGTTATattggctgtagaatgaccgtgcctaataggatacagaatgtgagtgaggccaaacagcaaaaattaagatgtttgtacaccaatgtgagaagcctaggtaacaaaatggaggcactagagctactggtgcaggaagtgaaaccagatattatagggataacagaaacatggtggaatagtagtcatgactggactacaggtattgaagagtatgtgctgtttaggaaagaccgaaataaaggtaaaggtggtggagtagcattgtagaTCAATGATGAGGTTgaatataaagaaataagaagcaatggaatgggtaagacagagtctgtctgggcaaaaattacattggggattttccactgaatgcatccggtgaagtgaaatgtagctcacgaaagcttatgctcaaataaatttgttagtctctaaggtgccacaagtcctccttttcttattggggaagaaaactactagagcctcccctgggatagtgctcggggtgtgctatagaccgccaggatctaatttggatatggatagagtcctctttaatgtttttaatgaagtaaatactaatggaaactgcgtgatcatgggagactttaacttcccagatatagactggaggacgagtgctagtaataataatagggctcaggttttcctagatgtgatagctgatggattccttcatcaagtagttgctgaaccaactagaggggatgccattttagatttggttttggtgagtcgTGAGGacttcatagaagaaatggttgtaggggacaatcttggttcaagtgatcatgagctaattcagttcaaactgaacagaaggattaataaaaataaatctgcaactaggatttttgatttcaaaagggctgactttcaaaaattaaggaaattagttacggaagtggattggactgaagaatttatggatctaaaggcagaggaggcctgggattacttcaagtcaaagctgcagaagctatcggaagcctgcatcccaagaaaggggaaaaaattcataggcaggagttgtagaccaagctggatgagcaagcatctcaaagaggtgattaagaaaaagcagaaagcatacagggagtggaagatgggagggatcagcatggaaagctaccttattgaggtcagaacacgtAGGGATAAAGtaagacaggctaaaagtcaagtagagttggaccttgcaaagggaattaaaaccaatagtaaaacgttctatagccatataaataagaagaaaacaaagaaagaagaagtgggaccgctaaacactgaggatggagtggaggtcaaggataatctaggcctggcccaatatctaaacaaatactttgcctcagtctttaacaaggctaatgaggatcttaggggtaatggtagcatgacaaatgggaatgaggatatggaggtagatattaccatatctgaggtagaagcgaaactcgaacagcttaatgggactaaatcggggggcccagataatcttcatctaagaatattaaaggaattggcacatgaaattgcaagcccattagcaagaattttgaatgaatctgtaaactcaggggttgtaccgtatgattggagaattgctaacatagttcctatttttaagaaaggaaaaaaagtgatccgggtaactacaggcctggtagtttgacatctgtagtatgcaaggtcttggaaaaaattttgaaggagaaagtagttaaggacattgaggtcaatggtaaatgggacaaaatacaacatggttttacaaaaggtagatcatgccaaaccaacctgatctccttctttgagaaagtaacagattttttagacaaaggaaacgcagcagatctaatttacctagatttcagtaaggcgtctgataccatgccacatggggaattattagttaaattggaaaagatggggatcaatatgaaaattgaaaggtggataaggaattggttaaagggggtcctactgaaaggtgaactgtcaggctggagggaggttaccagtggagttcctcaggaatcagttttgggaccaatcttatttaacctttttattactgacctcgacacaaaaagtgggagtgtgctaataaagtttgctgatgatacaaagctggaaggtattgccaatttagagaaggaccgggatatcatacaggaggatctggatgaccttgtaaactggagtaatagtaataggatgaaatttaatagagagaagtgtaaggttatgcatttagggattaataacaagaattttagttttcagccggggacgcatcaattagaagtaacggaggaggagaaggaccttggagtattggttgatcataggatgcgtatgagccaccaatgtgatatggtcatgaaaaaagctaacgtggtcttgggatgcatcaggcgaggtatttccagtagagataaggaggttttagtactgttatacaaggcactggtgagacctcacctggaatactgtgtgcagttctggtctcccacgtttaagaaggatgaattcaaactggaacaggtacagagaagggctactaggatgatctgaggaatggaaaacttgtcttatgaaaggagactcaaggagtttggcttgtttagcctaactaaaagaaggttgaggggagatatgattgctctctataaatatatcagagggataaataccggagagggagaggaattatttaagctcagtaccaatgtggacacaagaacaaagggatataaactggtcattgggaagtttagacttgaaattagacgaaggtttctaaccatcagaggagtgaacttttggaatagtcttccaagggaagcagtgggagcaaaagacctgtctggctttaagattaaactcgataagtttatggaggagatggtatgatgggataacatgattttggtaattaattgatctttaactattcatggtaaataggcccaatggcctgtggtgggatgttagatggggtgggatctgagttactacagaaaattctttcctggatatctggctggtgaatcttgcccatatgctcagggtttagccgatggccatatttggggtcggagagtggaattttcctccaggggagattggaagaggccctggaggtttttcaccttcctctgtagcatggggcatgggtcacttgctggaggatctctgctccttgaagtctttaaaccacgatttgaggacttcaatagctcagacataggtgagaggtttctcgtaggagtggatgggtgagattctgtgccctgcgttgtgcaggtcggactagatgatcataatggtcccttctgaccgtaatatctatgaatttatgaaaggGAAAGAGGTAGAGACCGGCAGTACATGAGCTGATGTAGTCAGTCATGCAGACACAAAAACATTATAAGAAAATTAACACTTTgtcttcttttctgtgttttgttCAACTTAGAAAAAACATTGTTagttaaaaatcctttttttttttttaagccacacTTTCTACCTTCTGGGTCCATTAGGGATGAGACTAAGTTGGTGGAATTGTTATTAACACTCTTTAAGCACAGTTTGCTTGGCTGATTTGGGCCAGGCCCAGGCTAAAATTGTTATGACTAGTTCCCATCGGCCAAACAAACTGGCCCTGAGCCTCCTCTCACCTACACAAGTGCAAATTAGGAATAAATTCACTGAAGAAGTCAATAAAGTTATGTCTGTGTAAACAGATgtgagtagagaatcaggccagCTGTGTGTTAATGTATGTTAGCAGGAAGCATTTTAAATCAATGTTTTATCTCCAGTTTAATATGGGTTTGTCACAAGTGTAGATgcccctctttccctctcccaaTGCTGTCACACAGAAAATGCACTGTGAAACCACAGACCTTAACCACAAAGTCACATTTGAACTGAGCTCTGCATTATAGCACCTTTAGTATGAGACATGACCATGGACAGAGGCTGGCAATCAACCCCAAAAGGAAATTTCACATATTTGTAATTAGCCCTTTCTTGACTTTGTTCATTTGAATGACCTTTCAGGGGTATGCTTTGGGGAAAACAAGTGTAGCactcacattttatttttgttaatttagcTGAATCTTCGCTATAATGTATTCTCTCTTTCACAGCAAGGTCTTATTCTTTAACCCAGTTTTCTGGATGCATTGATTGAAGCACAACAGGTCATGACTTGATGATGGGTCACACAAGGAGTCAGTGGCTGTAGCATGATTAGAACCTGGAATGCTCCTGGTCATTTGTTTTAAACAGCCTCTTTATTCAGTGCATTTTACAACTAGAGCTGGAGATTAATGCTCTCTGTCATCTGGCAGCTAGGAATTCTGGTTCTCCAGTGAGGTACAGGTACAAATTTAGGTTAAAACATATTACGGTGATTAATGTCAAATATATTTATGGCTTCGTCCAGCAAGAAGAAAATCCTTACCATAGTGCATGCATTCTGCTCCTTCTTTACAGATGCTGATGGCGACTGGCAGGGATTAGATGAAAACATTGCACATGTCTCCTTCTCTGCTGAGCGTTACTCCGAGGATGAAATGATTAAAAGGTCAAAGGAATTTTATGAGCTTCTCAATAAGAGACGGTCTGTCAGATTTATAAGCAATGAGCCAGTCCCCAGAGAGGTCATTAATAATGTCATCAAAGCAGCAGGTATGGTACTGAATGAATGAATCTCTTGAGAGTGACAGAAGCACTGGTCTCCTGCTCCACAAATGCATAAGATAAGAGTGATCTGGAAAGACATAGGGAATTAAATCTTAGAAGATGCCAACCATGCTCCTAGTTTTAAATGCAGGCCTATTGAATCGGCACTGAATAAGCATTCAGAAACACTTGAACAGCACCAATGTGACTACCAGGGTAACCTTTGGAATCCTGACCAAGGTCATGTGGCTGGGATTGGGAAATACATTTTAGTTCTTTGCCAGAACTCCTGTGTGTCAGTCTCTTACTGCAGGGCCAGACTCAACTCCGctgtaatcccattgacttcagtcagggatgaatttgacccccATTATTTATCTTGTCCTAGAATTTGGCTGCTTTTAGTAAAGCCTAAAATTGTGAGAAGGATTAGAGTAGGTTTCAGCAGCCTCAAGCAGGATTACTAATACAGAGATCCCAGCCACTATTTGCAGTGGATTGTTTCCGTGTTTAAAAGTCTGTGAGCTGTTTTGTTACTGTACCTGCATGTAAGGAGATGGCGATGTATTTCAATTAGCTGGCAATCATTAAAAAACTGAACGTGTTCTGGCACATGCAACAAAATGAACAAGCCTGCAGCATAGATGAAGTGCTCTGAAAGCTTTGAGGagtggagaaaggggaaaaaacaaacatcatcAGTTCTTGTCTGACTCTCAGGAGAAACAAAGTAATTGATAAACCACATTTAATTTGGGAGTGAGAGTGGTATCTTTAAATAGTTTGTTCATGGTGCATCTCAAACTTAAGCAGGGCTTTGGTTAGCAAATGGTCATTTGTTTCTAAGACCTACAAACAGTTAAAACTGTTTAAaagaggggcaggggagcagagtCCATTCAGTCAATATGAAGATCTGATCAGGCTCTTTTATACCCACTTTACTTCTTTAAGGCATTTAAGTCTTGCAAAATGTATATATTCTATAGCTTTGATTTTATTCGTTTTCAGCCAGTTAAATACTCTTTCCACTGTATTTGTGCATGGTAATTAGGACTGAGTGAACAAGTTCAGATTTCATAAACACTTACATGTGCCAGCTGCCTTTGGGTCTGTCAAATCAAACCTGTATGCTCTTTGGCAGATGTTTGCATCCTAATATTCCTATTCTTTGTGTAAATTGGAAACTCATTCCTTTTGGCTGCTAGGATGGTTTGCCCGAAGGCCATCAGCTTTTTCCCTGAAGCCAAACAAAGCCTTTGGTTTTAATTGGCTATACATTCAGGCTGGTTGCTGCTTTACTTTGATTTTAATACATTGCATTAGTATTACTATTTGGCACTTAGATGCCTGCTGACAGGCACCTTACATGtgtgaaattaaaaaatatcTAAATTCTTTCTTCTCATTTAAAGACAGTAATTGGAACAGACATTAGATAAGAACTAACCAGTGGATTTAACATGTCTGACATTGATCGGAACTGTGATGGCATAGTCTCCTCTTAAAGGCAGTATTGCCTAGTGAAAGTCTATCCCACCACCTGGTGTCGCTCTTCAAGAGTTAAAACGTCCATTTATAGATACAAGGAACTCGGAGATACTGAGAGAGAAGTGGTCCTGGGAGTAAGAATGGTTTAGGATGAAACCTTGTTCTTTAGGGGCCTGGGGccaggagccttgcagagagggtggggcaaggcttccctctctcccagccaatgGAGGATTATCTGGGAAAAGGTGACCAGTATAAATGCTGCCTCCTTCCTCATAGCAGTACAGGTGCCTGAGATACTGAAGGGAATAAGAAGGCTCCTCAATTAGTAGAGAACAGACATCAGCAGCAGAAGACTGCCAAACCCTCTGAGGATGAAGTGGGGTCAGCTGAGGTATAACAACTGCTTGAATTACCCAGCTCCtaaggagaaaaataaagattGAGAGTAACcctgggggaatgggaacagggttTCAGGGGCAGGCTTCAGAAGAACCTTGAAAGCCAGAAGCACCTTTTGAGACTATTTGGAACTTTTTGTTATGGATCATTTTGTAGGAGGTTTTGTAATAAACAAGCCCAAGGCAGATATAATTAAGACAAGCATCAGGAGTGCCTGAAGTGGACGGACAGTAAcgacagggggtgtgagtgattgctggacccagactagaaggagacttagtctgtaaaagaaagcttactggaactggtgaggtttttatctgcattcagttttattaccgtactagacatagacttgtgtgttttattttattttgcttggtaattcagtttgttttgtctgttactacttggaacctcttaaatcctattttctgtatttaataaaatcactttttacttattaattaacccagagtatgtattaatacttggcgggagcaaacagctgtgcatatctctctatcagtgttacagaagGAGAGTGAGGCAGAGAGTAAGTGCAGTACCACATTGATGCTGCAGGAGGCACTACAGCACAGGCATGCCCTGCAACAGGAACTTTAGCCTTTCCTCCATGAAGAGAATGAACTGAGACCATCAACATCAATGGATATGAATATCTTCTTTCCCATTTGGTCAGCTTGCTTTCTTATTGCTCTGTAATTCAGTCCTGTATCCCCCAGAAAGATGATctgactcttcttttttttttccccttagcatTTTGTTGGTTGATTTTTAACGTTTGCATTTATTTGCATAAAGGAACTTCTCCAAGTGGAGCACACACTGAGCCTTGGACCTTTGTGGTAGTGCAGGATCCTGAAGTAAAACATAGGATTCGGGAGATCatcgaagaggaggaggaaataaaCTACAAGAAAAGAATGGGAGACCGATGGGTTAATGACCTGAAGAGACTGAGGTACAAAAATCAAGGCAAATAACGGGCCAAGATTTTTCCAAAGTGACCTGAGAATTTtgagtgcctgacttgagacatcTTGAAAGAACCTGATTTTTATAAAAGGATGAGCACCCACCTTGTCAAAACTGGCCCATTAAGTGTCTCAAGCTGAACACCTGAATACTGAGCCACCCAAAATTGTTAGTCAGTTTTACAAATCTTGGGcaaggtaaataaataaatctaactGCAAGcaagaaagacaaaagaaaaggcCTGTTAGGGAATTTTATTCACACTAGCActgcttgtttttcctcttaCTTCAAGGAAAAACAGAATTATTCAGCTCAGtttaaaatcctatttttttTAGCCTTTTTGAGCattctgggggttataatggatcacaaattgaatatgagctaaCAAcgtgatacagttgcaaaaaaggctaatataattctgggatgtgCTAATTGGAGTGTTGTATGTCATACACAGGAGATAATTGCCCCACTCTTgttggcactggggaggcctcagctggagtactgtgtccagttgtgggcaccatactttaagaaagatgtggacacttTGGAGAGCGTCCagaagacagcaacaaaaatgataaaatgaggaaaggctttttaaaaagcatgtttagttttgaggaaaagaagactgagggagcacctgataagtcttcagatatgttagggGCTGTTATAAAGTGggtggggatcaattgttcttcatgtacacttatttatttattacagtggTAATTATTATGCTGGTGCAAGATCAAACTACATGTGTACTATGTATGTAATTAAAATATCTCTCTCTTTGCATAATGAGATGAGATATACATGAAAATAGGAAGAAATAGttcttttatacatccttttagGCCATCTCATAAATTCCTATAACAACATATATGGAACCAAAGTGACTGAAGCACAAAAGAGATGACCTACACAAGGACAGGTCAATGATCTAGGTTAGATGGACATGTACTACACAAAATAGCTTTAAAACTTATCCAAAGTTCCCAAGTCAGTGGCCCACCAGTAAGCAccactgactacagtgggagTTATAGGAACCCAGAAAttctgaaaatcatgccactGTCTTAGTTCCCAGTGCCTGTGGGTGAGTGCTCATGAGGTCAGTCCTCAGGTAGGAGGGGATATATCTGCACCATATTCTCATGCAACTGCACACTAGAGAGCAGGCAAGTAAAATCTTTCTCTCATCCAGACTGAGagtgctgggacccagggttctaATTCAGGCCTGTTTCTAGGAAAACATCCAACAAACTTCATTTAAATGTTGTTTAAGATCAATAACTAAGCAGTAGCTTAAAAAACACCTGTTATAGCTGTTGTACATCTGTACCAACCTTTTATAGCCAACACATATATATGATAGTGAAAACAATGAGACAGCAGAATAAATGTCTTCAAAAATCACCTTTTTGCAGAACAAACTGGATAAAAGTATACCTGGATACAGCTCCCTACCTGATCCTCATTTTTAAGCAGGTGTACGGGATGCTTCCAAATGGCCAAAAGAAGACCCATTACTACAATGAGATCAGTGTTTCTATTGCCTGTGGTCTTCTCCTTGCTGCACTGCAGGTACGCTGACAGCATGCCGTACAGTCAGAGTTGGTATAAACTAGGGTTGGGTTGGGCTGGGTAAGAATAGAACTGAACCTTTGCCCCAAACTTGGATTAAACCCAAATCTTATTTTTGAGGTTTGAAAAAGCTTAacttgctattttaaaaaaaataaaaataaaaaaatcactcaaGTGAAAGTTTGAAGCTGAAATGTTCATCTATTGATAGCATGCATTGTCATGGACAAAATGACCTTGTGGACTAGCTAGATATAGGCCCAACTTTGAGAAGGTAAATCTTTCTCCATCCATACTGGCTAACAGTAAGAAGAACTTAATTTAAGCAATGTGCTTCGTGTTATTTGCACCTCCTTTTAGACAATAAATTCAGGTGCATACAGGTTTAATACTGTCTTATTAATAGAGCTGCAGTAGAAACCAACTTAAGCACTCATAACTCTTGTACTACACTAATAATGATGCTAGGGTTCTCAGGTTACCAGTATGTCAGTCTTAAAATGATATGCCATTACCATAACACAACGTCCTTTCATGAATCCCCAGGGCAGTCTTGCTTTGAGATCAGTTTCAGTGTTGCTATGCCGgttatttggggggtgggggaaagcagg
This region includes:
- the IYD gene encoding iodotyrosine deiodinase 1; translated protein: MERFSSLTPVFIAIICVLIGIILKSNRKSSKKGKSETKNKSESCPWVDDDLRDSTDLHVEEEDADGDWQGLDENIAHVSFSAERYSEDEMIKRSKEFYELLNKRRSVRFISNEPVPREVINNVIKAAGTSPSGAHTEPWTFVVVQDPEVKHRIREIIEEEEEINYKKRMGDRWVNDLKRLRTNWIKVYLDTAPYLILIFKQVYGMLPNGQKKTHYYNEISVSIACGLLLAALQNVGLVTVTSTPLNCGPRLRVLLQRPTNEKLLLLLPVGYPSKDATVPDLTRKPLDDIMMVM